A single region of the Acidobacteriota bacterium genome encodes:
- a CDS encoding phytanoyl-CoA dioxygenase family protein gives MTPEETYLFDLNGYLILRNVLPPSLVNDLNRELDKLEALSDSEIGAKGLTRSYYPDEPDGSTGCRDYSCTLLKYGGVFEQLIDWPAVLPYMEAMISVPIRIDALHLLSRCPGRATVFHHGYSELLSYSEFACNRDRFECVSVKVGYALTDVDVHEGAFAVIPGSHKGNYASPQHLENPDENHPWCRPVPAGRATRSSSRRT, from the coding sequence ATGACCCCTGAAGAGACCTACCTCTTTGACCTGAACGGCTACCTCATATTGCGGAATGTTCTCCCCCCGAGTCTCGTGAATGATTTGAACCGGGAGCTGGACAAGCTGGAAGCCCTGTCCGACAGCGAGATCGGCGCCAAGGGGCTGACCCGGAGCTACTATCCCGACGAACCGGACGGTTCGACCGGGTGCCGCGATTATTCCTGCACCCTGCTCAAATACGGGGGAGTCTTCGAGCAGCTCATCGATTGGCCCGCGGTGCTGCCCTACATGGAGGCCATGATCTCGGTCCCGATCCGGATTGACGCTCTCCACCTCCTGTCCCGTTGCCCCGGCCGGGCCACCGTCTTTCACCACGGTTACTCGGAGCTCCTCTCCTACAGCGAATTCGCCTGCAACCGGGACCGCTTCGAATGCGTGAGCGTCAAGGTGGGTTACGCCCTGACGGACGTGGACGTGCACGAGGGGGCGTTTGCCGTGATTCCGGGAAGCCACAAGGGCAACTATGCCAGCCCCCAACACCTGGAGAACCCCGATGAGAACCACCCCTGGTGCAGACCTGTGCCTGCCGGGCGGGCGACGCGGTCATCTTCTCGGAGGACCTGA
- a CDS encoding electron transfer flavoprotein subunit alpha/FixB family protein, with translation MTGGIYVLLDHSDGRVDTLSRETLALAQQLGRSHGLGVKALLLCGPNRSVVENAAGLQADAALVVSHHRLDGYDPDAHCLALTRILEQDRPLAFLMGHSYQNIDLAPKLAASLKCGLVTDCIGCRIDGESMVFVRQMFRNRINADVRVRSSHPWIATFQSGAGAGNDLLEGSSPVVERTVDLSGLAHRRTVVETVGAVKEKVDLAKADMIVAAGRGIKRKENLRLLEELAEVLGAELGASRAAVDSEWLERDRQIGSSGQSVAPRLYVACGISGAIQHVVGMRNSANIVAINTDPDAPIFNLANYGIVGDLMEIVPALTRKLREEQSR, from the coding sequence ATGACGGGCGGGATCTACGTACTGCTGGACCACTCCGATGGGCGGGTGGACACCCTTTCCCGGGAAACCCTGGCCCTGGCGCAGCAGCTCGGCCGCTCGCACGGACTTGGAGTCAAAGCGCTTCTTCTCTGCGGACCGAATCGTTCCGTCGTGGAGAACGCGGCCGGATTGCAGGCCGACGCGGCCCTGGTCGTCTCTCACCATCGGTTGGACGGGTACGATCCGGACGCCCATTGCCTCGCCCTGACCCGGATCCTGGAGCAGGACCGTCCCCTGGCCTTCCTGATGGGACACAGCTACCAGAACATCGACCTGGCTCCCAAGCTTGCCGCATCCCTGAAGTGCGGACTGGTGACCGACTGCATCGGCTGCAGAATCGACGGCGAGAGCATGGTCTTCGTCCGCCAGATGTTTCGAAATCGAATCAACGCGGACGTCCGGGTCCGTTCTTCTCATCCCTGGATCGCCACCTTCCAGTCGGGAGCCGGCGCCGGCAACGACCTGCTGGAGGGCAGTTCCCCCGTAGTGGAGCGAACCGTCGATCTGTCGGGACTGGCGCATCGCCGCACCGTGGTGGAAACCGTCGGAGCGGTGAAGGAGAAAGTGGACCTGGCCAAGGCGGACATGATCGTGGCGGCGGGCCGCGGCATCAAGCGCAAGGAGAACCTGCGCCTCCTGGAGGAGCTGGCGGAGGTGCTGGGGGCCGAGCTTGGAGCCAGCCGGGCGGCCGTCGACAGCGAGTGGCTGGAGCGGGACCGCCAGATCGGCAGCTCCGGCCAGTCGGTGGCGCCCCGGCTCTACGTCGCCTGCGGCATCTCCGGCGCCATTCAACACGTGGTGGGCATGAGGAATTCGGCCAACATCGTGGCCATCAACACCGATCCGGACGCCCCCATCTTCAATCTGGCCAACTACGGAATCGTCGGGGACCTGATGGAGATCGTGCCGGCGCTCACCAGGAAGCTGCGCGAAGAACAGTCGCGTTAG
- a CDS encoding metal-dependent hydrolase produces MENLTHSLVGVALSRAGLGRMTPYGTVSLVVAANLPDADIVVSGWGPLYYLHHHRGVTHSVLGVLALALLFSLLLKFLARFRSGDKAFPFGPLLASVTLTLVSHPLLDLTNSYGLRPWLPFSGKWYYGDLVYIVDPYLWLILGGAVFLTAQRTRVTRPVWIAVVVFMSFLVARNAEARPDGPVVAVVFFSALALILALKQRRTVWSRSLNLWALGGVAVYWGLLLISRTVTLTGAAPEIAREHPQVQTETLAALPRLANPLSWEILWQDRKRVRIWRASLDGGRLEGHQAYRRRLDHQAVQAALDTCPGRVMKAFGRFTFYDVKPEPDRVLVLARDARFSRMQTSGFGVVPIPMSPDLSQSLSTLACPCRD; encoded by the coding sequence ATGGAAAACTTGACTCATTCCCTCGTCGGAGTGGCTCTTTCCCGGGCGGGGCTGGGACGAATGACTCCCTACGGCACCGTCTCCCTAGTCGTGGCCGCCAACCTGCCGGACGCCGATATCGTCGTGAGCGGGTGGGGGCCGCTCTACTATCTTCACCACCACCGGGGAGTGACCCATTCGGTGTTGGGCGTCCTGGCGCTGGCCCTGTTGTTTTCCCTGCTGCTCAAGTTTCTGGCTCGGTTCCGATCCGGAGACAAGGCATTTCCATTCGGCCCGCTCCTGGCCAGCGTCACTCTGACCCTGGTCAGCCATCCGCTGCTGGACTTGACCAATTCCTACGGCCTCCGTCCCTGGCTGCCCTTTTCCGGGAAGTGGTATTACGGCGATCTGGTCTACATCGTGGATCCCTACCTCTGGTTGATCCTGGGCGGCGCCGTCTTCCTGACCGCCCAAAGGACGCGTGTGACGCGCCCGGTCTGGATCGCGGTTGTGGTCTTCATGTCTTTCCTGGTGGCAAGGAACGCCGAGGCCCGCCCGGACGGTCCGGTGGTGGCGGTTGTTTTCTTTTCGGCTCTGGCGTTGATCCTGGCTCTCAAGCAACGGCGGACGGTTTGGAGCCGCTCACTGAATCTCTGGGCCTTGGGTGGAGTCGCGGTCTATTGGGGTTTGCTGCTCATCTCCCGAACCGTGACCCTGACGGGAGCGGCTCCGGAGATCGCTCGGGAACATCCGCAGGTCCAAACCGAAACTCTGGCCGCTTTGCCCCGTCTGGCCAATCCCTTGAGTTGGGAGATCCTGTGGCAGGATCGAAAACGGGTCCGCATCTGGAGAGCGTCCCTGGACGGCGGCCGGCTCGAGGGACACCAAGCCTACCGGAGGCGCCTGGATCACCAGGCCGTCCAAGCGGCGCTGGACACTTGTCCCGGGCGGGTGATGAAGGCTTTCGGCCGCTTCACCTTCTACGACGTGAAACCGGAACCGGACCGCGTCCTGGTGCTGGCGCGGGACGCCCGTTTCTCGCGAATGCAGACTTCCGGATTCGGAGTCGTCCCCATCCCCATGAGTCCCGACCTCTCGCAGAGCCTGAGTACCCTGGCCTGCCCGTGCCGGGATTGA
- a CDS encoding phytanoyl-CoA dioxygenase family protein has protein sequence MVEKRLYQQREEEKDIRPFQTGTGIEYLTDEDRYVFDITGYLVLEDFLTAAQVGEATRQLQGSLASPPEHVTLRRNGPEVELLNVVECGGILEQAFVQERLVEAMQQLIWGDQIRLVSSRAIVREPGISGHISQGGLADPRRYTRYRCFIDGEFRCLLVSCLIALNDTGSGDGSFSVIPSSHKSNFPHPYGGRPPESVAALNDLSLAAGSAVIFSESISHCMKRSRTESKLWLLYQYGPSYMVDWPGCEASPELMRRAAADETKARLLRKPYYHP, from the coding sequence ATGGTCGAAAAGAGGCTCTATCAGCAGCGAGAGGAAGAGAAGGACATCCGGCCCTTTCAGACCGGGACCGGGATCGAGTATCTGACGGACGAAGACCGATACGTTTTCGACATCACCGGCTACCTGGTTTTGGAAGATTTTCTGACCGCTGCGCAGGTTGGTGAAGCCACACGGCAGCTCCAGGGAAGCCTCGCCAGCCCCCCGGAACACGTGACGCTGCGCCGCAACGGTCCCGAGGTCGAGTTGCTCAACGTCGTCGAGTGCGGCGGGATCCTGGAACAGGCATTCGTCCAGGAGCGGCTGGTCGAGGCCATGCAGCAGCTCATCTGGGGAGATCAGATCCGCCTCGTCTCATCCCGCGCCATCGTTCGCGAACCCGGAATCTCGGGACACATTTCTCAGGGCGGCCTCGCCGACCCCCGGCGCTACACCCGTTACCGCTGTTTCATCGACGGAGAATTCCGCTGCCTGCTGGTCTCCTGCCTGATTGCCCTCAACGACACCGGGAGCGGGGACGGTTCCTTTTCCGTCATCCCCTCCAGCCACAAGAGCAACTTCCCCCACCCCTACGGGGGGCGTCCTCCTGAGAGCGTTGCGGCACTGAACGACCTCTCCCTGGCGGCGGGCTCCGCCGTGATCTTCAGCGAGAGCATTTCCCACTGCATGAAGAGGTCCCGAACGGAATCCAAGCTCTGGCTTCTGTATCAGTACGGTCCCTCCTACATGGTGGACTGGCCGGGTTGCGAGGCCTCGCCCGAACTGATGCGGAGGGCGGCGGCCGACGAGACCAAGGCCCGTCTTCTGCGAAAACCGTACTATCACCCCTGA
- a CDS encoding alpha/beta hydrolase-fold protein, with amino-acid sequence MTCFRIGARSRPFLLGALCSMGFLLVCIALEAQRRGPPRRLENPVDLTLPNKSRMEFRSFPSSALGMNADYSVLLPPSYDEESDRRFPIVYFLHGLNNDHTSWATPRYGDLPARIDLLMSQGKLPHFVMVHPDGQNSLYTDSPDGTGNYETYIRNDLLQAIQGRYRVRTDAGGRAIGGVSMGAYGALKIAMKHPGLYASAAGVSPIVFLGEDPFEVLRSNPSRSSTYFLRLVEKAFGDPMDQDYWKQNSLEELARSASLAGLNLYFSYGTADRYNRRFPMEHGIKSLARILDQRGVSHQCMIFEGEPHGWELVAAHLEETLAFLTQTF; translated from the coding sequence ATGACCTGTTTTCGAATCGGCGCACGATCGCGGCCGTTCCTCCTGGGCGCGCTCTGCTCGATGGGTTTCCTTCTGGTCTGCATCGCGCTCGAAGCCCAGCGCAGGGGGCCTCCCCGGCGGTTGGAAAACCCGGTCGACCTCACCCTCCCCAACAAATCAAGGATGGAATTTCGAAGCTTTCCATCGTCCGCCTTGGGGATGAATGCGGATTACAGCGTCCTGCTTCCGCCCAGCTACGATGAGGAATCGGACCGGAGATTTCCCATCGTCTACTTTCTTCACGGATTGAACAACGACCATACGAGTTGGGCGACGCCGCGCTACGGGGATCTTCCGGCCCGCATCGACCTTCTCATGAGCCAGGGGAAACTGCCCCACTTCGTCATGGTCCATCCCGACGGACAGAACAGCCTCTACACCGATTCTCCCGACGGGACCGGCAACTACGAGACCTACATTCGAAACGATCTCTTACAGGCGATTCAGGGGCGGTACAGGGTTCGAACCGACGCCGGGGGACGCGCCATCGGAGGCGTCTCCATGGGAGCTTACGGAGCTCTCAAGATCGCCATGAAGCACCCCGGTCTCTATGCCTCGGCCGCCGGCGTCTCGCCCATCGTCTTTCTGGGCGAGGACCCCTTCGAGGTCCTCCGATCCAACCCCTCCCGAAGTTCCACCTATTTCCTGCGTCTGGTGGAAAAGGCCTTCGGCGATCCGATGGACCAGGACTACTGGAAGCAGAACAGCCTGGAAGAACTGGCCCGAAGCGCCTCCCTGGCCGGATTGAATCTCTACTTCTCCTACGGCACCGCCGACCGCTACAACCGGCGTTTCCCCATGGAGCATGGCATCAAGTCGCTGGCGCGGATCCTGGACCAGCGTGGGGTCTCCCACCAGTGCATGATCTTCGAGGGGGAGCCGCACGGCTGGGAACTGGTGGCGGCCCACCTGGAGGAGACGCTCGCGTTCCTCACCCAGACCTTTTGA
- a CDS encoding phytanoyl-CoA dioxygenase family protein — translation MQTCACRAGDAVIFSEDLTHGAVQNRSRKIRRTIFASYAPSFQAAWDDQIETASGFEERATPRQLELVQGPPPFDSAPGFNLSPFRASESG, via the coding sequence GTGCAGACCTGTGCCTGCCGGGCGGGCGACGCGGTCATCTTCTCGGAGGACCTGACCCACGGCGCCGTGCAGAACCGGAGCCGAAAGATCCGGCGCACCATCTTCGCGTCCTACGCGCCCTCGTTTCAGGCGGCCTGGGACGATCAGATCGAGACCGCGTCCGGTTTCGAGGAGCGGGCTACGCCCCGGCAACTGGAACTGGTGCAGGGACCGCCGCCCTTCGATTCGGCGCCGGGTTTCAACCTGTCCCCTTTTCGGGCCTCCGAGTCCGGGTAG
- a CDS encoding zinc-binding dehydrogenase: MKAVLIHRHGTLDQVRIDEVPTPRAGRGEVLVQTRAAALNHLDLFVLEGIPGIKQKMPHVLGSDAAGVVRQLGAGVEGLQVGDRVMLNPGIWCTECEFCQDGEQSLCVRYGLVGEHGPGVYSEYFAAPARNLARIPDGVTFEEAAAFSLVNLTAWRMVCTRGRLRPGEDVFIHGIGGGVATAALAIAKLSGARVWVSSSSQEKLHLARSLGADFCYDYTQCDVAREVFRATNRRGIDLVVEGPGASTWLQSLKMARKGGRIVTCGATTGPNPATEIRLIFWKQIDILGSTMGNRNEFAEIVRLLGRRRLLPCIDRVFDFEDAAAALERLQSQRQFGKVVLRFRDPS; encoded by the coding sequence ATGAAAGCCGTCTTGATCCATCGACATGGAACCCTGGACCAGGTTCGCATCGACGAGGTCCCCACTCCCCGGGCCGGGAGAGGCGAGGTGCTGGTCCAGACCCGTGCCGCTGCCCTGAACCATCTGGACCTGTTCGTCCTGGAGGGCATCCCGGGCATCAAGCAGAAGATGCCCCACGTGTTGGGCTCGGATGCCGCGGGAGTGGTCCGACAACTGGGCGCCGGCGTGGAGGGTCTTCAAGTTGGAGACCGGGTCATGCTCAACCCCGGGATCTGGTGTACGGAATGCGAGTTCTGCCAGGACGGCGAGCAGAGCCTCTGTGTGCGCTACGGCCTGGTGGGAGAACATGGCCCCGGGGTCTATTCCGAGTATTTCGCGGCCCCGGCCCGCAACCTGGCGCGGATTCCCGATGGCGTGACCTTCGAGGAAGCGGCGGCGTTCTCGCTGGTGAACCTGACCGCATGGAGAATGGTCTGCACCCGGGGCCGGCTCCGGCCGGGGGAGGACGTCTTCATTCACGGGATCGGAGGAGGCGTCGCCACAGCCGCCCTGGCCATCGCCAAGTTGTCGGGGGCGCGCGTCTGGGTCAGTTCCTCGTCACAGGAAAAGCTCCACCTGGCTCGCAGCCTGGGGGCCGATTTCTGTTACGACTACACCCAATGCGACGTGGCCCGGGAGGTTTTCCGGGCTACGAATCGGCGCGGCATCGACCTGGTGGTGGAGGGCCCCGGCGCATCGACTTGGCTTCAGAGCCTCAAGATGGCCCGAAAGGGAGGCAGGATCGTGACCTGCGGGGCCACCACCGGACCCAACCCGGCCACCGAGATCCGTCTCATCTTCTGGAAGCAGATCGATATCCTCGGCTCCACCATGGGCAACCGGAACGAGTTTGCCGAGATCGTACGCTTGCTGGGCCGGAGAAGGCTCCTTCCCTGCATCGACCGGGTCTTCGACTTCGAAGACGCCGCCGCCGCCCTGGAGCGCCTGCAGTCCCAACGCCAGTTCGGCAAGGTGGTGCTTCGCTTCCGCGATCCGTCGTGA